The Benincasa hispida cultivar B227 chromosome 9, ASM972705v1, whole genome shotgun sequence genome has a segment encoding these proteins:
- the LOC120086539 gene encoding coiled-coil domain-containing protein 115, with protein MTELQDLSLDSEIESEEEDGVEETQQEQHNPKRQDQELCFLQFLDSTDDYLNLLDALSATLRKGWFELASARHSMGTSRISTALLDLKIHSAATSLRVDERDASSIGTLPFINLRKWTSSEGGDCLGEEKCNDKLQRESNSPQLRQRNISELSDNLKKSSLKKEDALIIDDQVRKEQSRTLSTFGTLVSPKLRSAQLSFENALEIIVGIANKRIAMLSSFDQFKIGLEETSSFKQVKEELKDTKA; from the exons ATGACGGAACTACAAGACCTATCACTGGATTCCGAAATCGAATCGGAGGAAGAAGATGGAGTTGAAGAAACGCAGCAAGAACAGCATAATCCCAAACGTCAAGATCAAGAACTCTGTTTTCTGCAATTCCTGGACTCGACGGATGATTATCTGAACCTTCTGGATGCATTGTCCGCAACACTCCGCAAG GGATGGTTTGAGTTGGCGAGCGCCAGACATTCTATGGGTACCTCTCGCATAAGCACTGCATTACTGGACTTGAAAATCCATTCTGCTGCTACATCACTGCGGGTGGACGAACGCGATG CCAGCTCTATAGGAACGCTACCATTCATTAACTTGCGGAAATGGACATCCTCTGAAGGTGGAGACTGTTTAGGGGAAGAAAAATGCAATGACAAATTGCAAAGGGAATCTAATAGTCCGCAGCTACGGCAAAGGAACATTTCTGAGCTTTCTG ATAAtctgaagaagagttctttaaaGAAAGAAGATGCTCTCATCATTGATGATCAG GTACGAAAGGAACAGTCACGAACACTTTCAACGTTTGGAACTCTAGTTTCCCCCAAGCTCCGATCAGCTCAACTTTCATTTGAAAATG CACTTGAAATTATAGTGGGAATTGCAAATAAGCGTATCGCAATGCTATCCTCCTTTGATCAATTCAAGATAGGATTGGAAGAGACATCTTCCTTCAAGCAAGTCAAGGAAGAATTGAAAGATACCAAAGCATGA